Below is a genomic region from Persicimonas caeni.
AAGCTGACCCTCTACGAAGAGGACCCGCAGGGAAATCCGGAACGCTTGATGGCTGTGGGCCAGACCAGGAGCGGTCGAGTGCTGCAGGTGATTTTCACCGACGAAGACGCTCCTTTGGTACGTCTCGTCACCGCCTTTGATGCTAGCAAGGAGTGGGAATATGAGTTCAGGAAATGAGTCGAACCCGCCCGAAGAGTATCGCGAGGTTCCCGAGGATCGCGAGACGCTCGGTCGAGGACCCGACGCGCTGCGCAAGCGGCTCCAGCAGGCTGCGAAACGCAAGCAGCAACTCACTATCCGGCTCGATGCCGACATCGTCGAGCGTTTCAAGCAGTTGGCAGGGCCGGACGGAAGCTATCAAACCCTCATCAACCGCGCGCTACATGAGTGGCTAGAGGCCCAGAGCGTCGGTGGTCTTCTGCGCACCGAACTTGAGGAACTCCGTGCGCTGGTGCAGGCGCTAAAGCCCGAGGGAGATAGCCCCGTTCCTCCAGCGTGACGTCTGCCGACGTCTTGGCACCAAACAGAGCAGACCCCCGCCAGCGCCCCTTCTCGCGGCGATTTGGCAAAAAGAACGCAACGATTCGGCCATCTCTGCCGAAAACCGTAAGGAGGGGGTGTTGTCCCCCTCGTCGGTCGACGGACACAACGCATACGCCGAAGGACGGAGGGACGACATATGCCTCGCAAGATGGCCATCTTTTGCGACGAGACGGGCACGCACAATTGCGCCTACTTCGGGTGGGGCTCGATCTGGTGCCCCTTGGACCGGGTCGACGCCCTCGAGCGGGCGGTCGACCGCATCTGCCGGGCCGAGGGGTGTCGCCGCGAGCTCAAGTGGAGCATGAGCCACGCGCTCGCCGCGCGCCAACGGGCGCTGCGCTGGTTCTTCGAGACGCCCTGGGTCTGCTTCCAGTCGCTGTGGGTCAAGAAGAGCAAGATGCGCATCTTCCGGGGCCGCTCGTCCGCAGCGCTGGCCTACCGCAAGCTGTTGTGCACGATGCTCACCACCTGCATGGAGCGCTTCGACGCGCTGCCGGGCGGCCCGCGCGACTTCGAGGTGGTCGTCGACCAGGTCGGCGAGACCACGCGCACGCTGACCCGCCGCGAGTTTCGCATCCTGACCGCCGCGGCCAAAAAGCGCGGCGAGACCCGCCGCAACCCGGTGGCCGACTTCCGCCGCGTCGACAGCCGCTCGACGCGCGGCATCCAACTCGCCGACCTCCTCGCCGGGGCCATCCGCGCCGGCTGGGAGGGCCGGCCCGGCGGCGCCAAACGCAAGGTCTACCGCACCGTCGCCCGCCACCTGGGCTGGAAGGACCTGCGCGCGACGACCGCCCCCAACCTCAAGTTCAACATCTGGCTGCACTGGGACTCCATCGACGCCTCCCCGCACCTGAAGACGCGCCGACCCAAGCTGCGCGTCGGGCGCGGCGACCCGCAGCGCCTCTTCGACCGACTGGGTCGCGCCTGACGGCGCCACTTGAATTGGCGACACACGCAAGGTAGTTCAGACGAACGGTGTTCGAGACGGCAACTGGATCGAGGTACGAGATGCAAGAGTTTTCCAAAGAAGCAAATACCTTCTTCGACGCGCACCTGGCCGACGACCCGGTCACCCAGCGCATGCTCGCCAGGCTCGCGCTGGTCGCCAACGAGCTCGACGCCGCCGGCCTCGACGCGGCCGTGGGCGCCGCCAAATTCGTGCGCGCCCTCGACCTGACCGACGCCAAGCAGGCCGCCGACCTGCCCATCGCGCTCGACGAGACGCTCTGCGAGATCATCGACGGCTCGCAGTCGAGCCCCGCGAAGGAAGAGCACTGCACCAGCCCCACCACCCGCCAGGCCGCCGCCGTGGTCAACACGGTGGGCCGCGTCGCCCGCGACGGCAAGACCTACGCCTGGGCCGACGAGGAGCTTCGCGAATCCCCGCTCAAGACCTACGCCCAGGTCAGTCTGAGCGTCATCGACGACGCCCTCGCCCGCGTGCCCCTGGCCCTCGACGACGAGCTCCGCGTCCTGCCGCGCCTCGACCTCCAGCACGACCCCGACACCGGCGACGACCACCAGGTCGTCTCCGTCGCCACGCTCGCTTTGTTCTGGGCCGAAGACGGCCAGGTCTACTGCGGCATGAGCGACAACCACCGCCAACGCTGGACCGAGGTCGTCGAGTTCGCCCGCCGCCACGACTACCCGGTGCACCAGGGCTTCCGAGGCGAGCGCCTCAGCGACGCGCAGCTGGCCGAGATCTTCGAGGAGATCGAGGCCCGGTATGCCTGACCGGCGCCGGTCGACGAGAGAACTAAATAGACGTTCGTAATAATGACTCACTTAAATCGCGCCGCACTGAGCGACGAGGACAAGGCGCGAGGCCGACGCGATGCAGCGCATCGTGGAGAACGAGCAACGCAGTCATCGTCGTTCAGCGCAAGCGAGAAGTGAGTCATTATTGTGAACGGCTATTTAGCGTTGCCCCCGGTAAGGGAAGTACATTCCCCGACGAAGCGCATTCTATGCGGTCATGCGACGTTGTTGATGAGCGCAGCCGCAGGCGAAGCGACGCCGAAGCGTGGTTTGCTGAGGCATCTGTAGACGGGTCCGACCCGAGCCTCGCGAGGGGGGGGCCCAGGGCGCCGTGGGAGGCCTCGACACGTGGTCGATGTGGCCGGCGAGCCCATCGAGGACGCCGACGTCAACCCGGTCGTCGACGAGGACGTTGTCGACGACCCGGTGACAACCTAGCGTTCTCGATTTGCAAAACAGGCCGACGCGCCCCCACTCCTCCGCGTGGAGCGCGTCGACCTTTTTCGACCCCACTGGCTCCGCGCAGCCCGCGCGCCTGCCGCCGAAAGCGACCTCGTCCCCTTCCTCCAACCCTCCAGCGACCCTCAAGCCGCGCGTCGCAAGCCTCCGCTCAACCTGCTGACGACCTGCAAACTCCGACGGTCCAGCCTCCCTGCAACCCCTCGATGAGGGACAAAACCGGATCGCCCCATATTGCAGGTGCATGACCACGAGCGAGAAAATTGCTCGCCGACATATTCGCGGTGCATGATCGCGACCGACAAACCAACTCGTCGACAGGTTGCAGCAACGTGATCTCCAGTCGAACGACCCCCGACGCGCCCCTCCCGGCAACCCCATCACCACCACCGGCGAGCCCTCGGCGCCCCTTCCCCCCACGGCCCCTCGAGCCATCCACCGGCAGCCGATCCCGCTTGCCCCACCTCTCCTCGAGCTGCCCCAACCCCTCGCCGAGGCTTACACGAGCCCCTCGCCGACACATGTTGCGACTCGCGATCACGCACCTCGAACCCCGCACCGACAAATCTTTGGCCACCGCGAGACCTCCCCAACCTCGCCCCCACGCCCCCCCACGCCCCCGCCGAGCCCTGCTGCAATGGTCGCCCACGGGGGCGAGGCCCTGGGCGAGGGTTCGAGAGCAGGAGCGGGGCAGGAGCGCGGCCAGCTTGGCCGCTTTCGGCCAACGAGCGCGGGCCTCGCCCGCCGAGGCGGCCGGACGCTACGACGAGCAGGGTGGTGTTCAGCCGCATATAATGGGCTTCGTCGGGGAACGTGGTTCCCGTTTGTTGGGCAACAAGCTCTCGTCAGGACTGTAGGCAACGGCAGGAACTACGTAGCGAGCTTCTCCGAAGTATTCAGCAACTTGTAGTTGCGCTTCAGCCATCTGAGCCTGATCGCGCGAGCGTACGATCCGAACCGGATGCCCGCAGGAGATGCTCGCGACAAATCCTAGGTTTTGCCTGACGTACCAACTCGCGGGTGGCTTTACCTTCACTGTACCCCCCGCGACCAGATTACTCCCATTCCCACAATTACGGCTAAAAGCCCCACAACGAAAGCCGCCAAGATAATGATGAGGTCCGGAGGGGCGCTATCACCCAAGCTCTCACCAACCGAAACACCTAACCATAAGACGATGGAGAAATGAGCTAGACCTTGGACCGCTCCCGCGGCAATGGCTAATCGCCGTAGAGCCTTGTATGTGATCGCCATAAGCGATGGAGGTGCACCGATATCAGCCAGTGCTGCGGCTTCGCACTCGACACGCACCAGACTGGAACCATCGAAAACAGGGATGAGGTCCCTTTCAATCAAAGCCCGAAACTCTCCGTGACGACGGCCCAATGCATGTCGCAATAATCGTTCCCACCACCGAGCAAGCTCGACGGTCCATTGCAAAAAGAACGAACAACTGGGGTCATGCCAACGTGCTCACTCGCCGATAAATGCGACCACCAAACCCAACAGCAAGTACCAGGCCTAACATCACAATCAGGCACGCAGGAACCCTCCCCTTTTCTGTAAACGCATAGATCAACTTATCACGCGTCACCCATCGTTTGACGCGAACGTCTGAAAACGCCCACCGTACGTTCTGCTCTTGAGGAAAAATACTGCAACCAACAACATCCCCTTGGATTAAGATATGGTCGTAATCGCGAGTGGCCCAAAGTGGGTAGAAGGAAGTCTGAAACATTGGCGGAGACAAATCGCGAGGCCACTCAATCGAAACAAAGCCAGTTCCATAGTCCGTACCCCCTTCGCAATACGGGTTTTCTAGAAGTTCCGCCTTGCCTTCGATTACTCTCCAACGGGGTACACCCGTCGAAACAACGGGCGATACAATCAGATGACCTCCCCGAGCAGCTTCCCTCTCGAAATCTTGAGTTATCAAAGGGAGTAGCGGTTCGATTGTGTAGACGATCGAACAAGTTAAAAAAAACACAGCAAGAAAAAAAACTCTTCCGGGCCAACTTCCCATCTAACTCCGAACAATGGCTAACTAGTTGCCGTCCGGAAACCCCCAAGACGGCGGAGAGTGTAGCAAAAACAAAAAACGGAGGTCGCTCTTTCGGCCGGATCTGGCATCAGGCAGTATGGGTGTACTTTACAGCAGTCATACAACCGACCTCCAATGCGAAAACTTGTAGACCAGCAGCCGGCTCTGATTCCAGTCAGCCAACGGTGCCGGGTGTGACCGGAGACTGACCGTCGGTAAAGGAGGATTTTCTTGAGCAAGACAAAATGGCAGCATCTCCATGTACCATTGACAGAAATAAGGAGCGGGTGTTCGAGCACGCTCTCAATGGAAATGCTGCTATGGAGGGATAATATCGAGACGCGATCGCAGAGGCCAGCGCCATTTGGGCCGAGGCAAGCAGCCAACGGTGCCAGCCAGTCGTACGGAGAAGCGTTGGTGCGGTTTTGCCGAGTGTTGCAGGCGAGGAAGAGCCGAGTGTGACGCGCCGGGGGCGGACGGTGGCCACCGTTTCGGCGCCTTGAGACCGGCGAGCAACTCGTCACCCAGACGACCTACGACATCCGCGGCAACGTCCTCACAGTGACGTATGGGAAGTACATTCCCCGACGAAGCGCATTCTATGCGGTCATGCGACGTTTTTTCGTGAGCGCAGCCGCAGGGAAAGCGACGCCGAGCGCGCCGGGAGCGAATCGACCAAGTAGTCTTGGGCTGTGGTTTGCTGAGGCCTCTGTAGCCGGGTCCGACCCGAGCCTCGCGAGGGGGGGGCCAGGGCGCCGTGGGAGGCCTCGACATGTGGTCGATGTGGCGACCTCCCGGCAACCCTCTTCGCCCGAGAAGGCCATCCTCCCTATGCCCACCCGTCGCAACGCCTGGCCAGGGTCTGTCGTCTAAGACGCGACCACGTGTCGAGCGTCGGCCCGTTGTCAGCCCACCCGCCTAAAAGAGGCCGCGCGCAGCCTCGGTATCGAGCGCCGCGAGCTGATCCTCCGATCACTTCGGGGCGTTTTGCGTTCGACGAGTCTCAGCATTTCGGACCACGGTCGCCGGTAATCGCGACATTGGCGCCTACGGCATGCCTGTGCGCTCCGAGTCACTGGTGATGGCCGACTCCACTACGACAGCATGGCTGGGCGCTATTACGCGTCGTCTGGCGGCAAGAAGTACGACTTTCAGGCAGGTACCGGCGCAAAAGGTCTGCCGGTGGAGATGAAAAAACCGGTCGGACACTCTACCTATGACGTATGGGAAGTACGTTCCCCGACGAAGCCCATTCCATGCGGGTGAACGTGGAAGAAGGGAGAGCAGTTCGTTGAGGTGTCAATTGGTGAAAATGGACAAATAGACGTTAAGTGGCTCACCCATGAGCTTTGGGAAGCCTACATGAAGCTGTGAGGTTCTAGATGGAATATTTTAATGAAGGTGACAGGCAGGTTTTGTTAGGACAGCGAACTTGGGACTTGGCGGGTCGAGCGGATATGGCTTTTCAGGCGAGGTTTGAGGAATGGTGCGAACAGGAGTTGAGCCTCGTTACAGGGCATCAAGTTTCAGCTGTACGCGTTGACTGTATCGAAGGCTTTAATTCATTTGTTCTAAAGGCTTGTATGGCGACTGACGATCGTGTTCGGTTCAGTTCGCCCAAGCCAACCTACTACGGGAACGCTTCGTTGATGCGGAATCGTGATGGAGCGATTGTCATGTCTGCGGACTTGTTTGTCTTCGTGGCGAGTCAGCGAGTGCGCACGTACGCGGAGACTTCCGAAGGTGGAGGGACCGTACTGGAGTTGGCATTCGATTCTGATTCCCACCACTGGAGCAGCTCGTGGGGCGTGGAATACTTTGAAGAAATGGCCTCAATCGAACGAGATGCACTGGCTTACTTTGCCGCGACGTAAGGGAAGTACGTTCCCCGACGAAGCCCGCGACGTAAGGGAAGTACGTTCCCCGACGAAGCCCATTTCACGCGGGTGAGCGCGGCTTGCGGTAGTTCACCACATTGCACGTCATCTAAGACATCGAGCGCCCCGAGCTGATCCTCCGATCACTTCGGGGCGTTTTGCGTTCGACGAGTCTCAGCATTTCGGACCACGGTCGCCGGTCGTCGCGACATTGGCGCCTACGGCATGCCTGTGCGCTCCGACACCCTGACCTTGCGACCGAAGGCGGCCGACCAGGCGTACTGACTCCGAAGCCGAATCGCGGCCCCACTGGTGGGTGGGGCGTACGGGAAGCACGTTCCCCATGCCCTTCTGCTGCGCTTTCGGAGCCAGACCATCTTGGTCTGCTTGGCGCATGCGAAGCGTGTGCCTTGCCGGTTCGTCACCTCAACCCCCCGCCGCCTCTCGGCGGCTGCCCCCCTTCGGCCTGAGAAAGCGGCCGTGGGGGGCGGATTGTCGACTCGGCAACCATATGTGTTTGTCGAGGGCGAAGCGCTGCCTCAACAACCGGCTACCGCACGGTGTCGGATACCGTATTGCAGGGCCTCGTGATCGTCTGGCAGGCTCGCGCGCAGCCTTGTTTGGCTGTGACATTCGTGGATATGATCCATTGGCTGGCCCGAGAAGAAGAAAACCGGTGCAACCGCCTCCTTCACACCTGCAAAGGGAGCATTTATGAAACCGATGCGCGCATTTGTCTCAGTCTTGCTGGGAGTCGCGGGAGTGATCGGCGTCGGATGCACCAGCACCAAGCCGGCTTCGAAGCCACCCGCTGAGCCTGCAGCAGAACGCGCGGTGGAGGAGAGCTCGCAGCAGTTGGCCGTCGTCGCCCCCGAGGCGACGCTTACTGCCGAGCAACTCGATCGTGATGTCCAGGTGGTGTTGCGCACGATGCGCGAGGCGTATGGGCCGCGCGCTGTTTTCGTGACACCGGCCGCATGGACGAGCTTCGAGAGGGAGCTGCGTAAGACTGGAGAGCAAGAGCACACCCCCCGGACTCTGTGCGATGCGTTGGGTAGCGTGCTGACGAAGCTGGTTCGCCCCGAGTTATTCGCGTCGTTGGGAAAGGCGCAGCGGTGTCGCGCTCGCCGGGCCACCTCGGGAGGATTACCCTACGAGGGGTCTTCCAGCGGAGACAACGTCGCCGCGGGTGCCCCGCAACTCTTTGCAGTCCAGCAGCCAAACTCCGATGTCGGCGTCATCGGTGTCCGGTACTTCAAAGAGCCCGGTGCGAAGGATTGGAAGGGCGTCGATGCCGCGCTCGAGCGCGTGTTGGAATCGCCGGGCGTCATTGTCGACCTTCGCGGCAGTCGTGGCAGCGACCCGCGCGCGATCTGGCCACTGGTGGAACAACTCACGGGCCATGATCGACTGCAGCCACTTCGCCAAGTGGTGCGCGCCGATGCCGACATTGTCGACGCGTTGCGAGAGGCTTATCGAGCGCAGCACAGCGAGCGAACCGAACGATCCGCGAAGGTGTGGGAGGGGCTGACTGCCGGCAACCAGAAGTCGACTCGAAGCGCGGCCTCCTCAGGACCTGTCGCACGCGTCCGGGTGCTGATCGACCGCGATTGTGAAGAAGCCTGCGAGTTGGTGGCGCGCACCCTCGAGACATACGCCGACGCGAAGGTCCTCGGGACCGTGAGCAGCCAAGGGCGCCTGGCGGTCGGTGAGCCTGGTCTGCTGACACTGCCGCACTCCAGAGTCGAGGTGACGATTCCGACGGCGGCGTACCTGCTCGATAAAAAGATCGCCGCCACGACCGGTGAACGCGGCGCTTGGTACCAGCGCAAGGGGCGTGGGCGCCAATACTCCGATTGGTTGCCACGGCAAGTCGAGGTGCTTCGCGATCGCTTCGCCCTCGATGAGACACTCGACCGATGGGACGATGCCGAGCCTAAAAAGTGCGCGTCCCATCGAGCAGTTCAAAGTCCAAAGGAACTCTCGACGGCGGCACGCGAGCGGCTGGGCAACTACTCCCCACTGTTGTGGAAGCGGCGAGCTCATATCTCGGCGAGCCTCCACCTCGACATGGAGCGTGCGCTGGCTTTCGTCAACGCCTGCCCCGGGCTCGAAGCGACTGCGGTCATGAGTCAGGACGACGGGCGCATCGCAGTGATTCTCGTCAAGGCGGACTCCTTCTCCGCGTTGTCCCGGCTGGTGCAAAGCGAAGCCGTCGAGCAAGTCAGCATCAAATTGCCGCGGCAGCCCGACAAGCCGAACCGCCGCTAATCCAGGATAACATGGTATCTGACATCATGTTTTGTTGGAGTTTCGTTCATCTCGAATTCGAATTTTTCGGTAGTCGTCGAACCATGACATCGTACGCTCGACAACCCAGCGATGCCGACCGAGTTTCTCGTTCGATTCGATTCCGCGCCGCGCAATGCGCGACTCCATGCCGTGCTGGCGGACCAAACGCATGCAATTGCGCGGTAACCGACTGGCAGACATCGTTGCATAGCTCAACCCTACCGCAAACCCGCCCCGCATCTCAATCCTGAGGCTCCCAGTTGTACGGCATCAGCTCCGAAATGGCTGACTGAGGATGGTCTTGGATGCGCATCAAGACGTCGGCCAGGTAGTCCTGGGGGTTGACGTCGTTGGCGATGCAGGTCGCCACGAGCGATTGCAGGATGGCCAAGTTCTCGCCGGCCTGATCATTTCCGACGAAGAGAAAGTTCTTTCGGCCCAGCGCGATGAGCCGCAGGTTTCGCTCGCTCAGGTTGTTGTCGAGGCTGACCTGCGCATTGTTCAGAAAGACGCTGAGCGCCTCGCGCTGCTTGAGCGTGTAGTTGATGGCGCGGCCCAGCGGGCTCTTGGGCGGATGCAGCGGCTTTTGGACATCGAGCCACTCAAAAATACCGCCGATTATCTTTGTGCTCTTCGTCTGGCGCAGCGTAAGCAGCAAATGTGGCTTACTTCCGATAACTGGCTCGTCTGCCGCAAGATACTCCACCCCATAGAGCTCCAAAATCTGAGACATCATGTGGTCGGCCTCCACAGGGGCCGTGGAGCGCGCTTCGAAGAATTTGCGGCGCACGTGTGCCCAGCAGCCGGCGCGCTCGCGGCCGCTCGGACAGGTCACCTTGTTATAGCCGGTGTAGCCGTCGACCTGCAGGGTGCCGGTGGTCCCGCCGAGCACCTGCACCGGGGTTTCGCCGCCGCGAGACGGGCTGTAAACGTAGCTTATCTTTTTGCCCGCGATAAACGTCCACATCCATCCGCGCCGGCATTTTCCCTTGGCCTGCACCCGAATCGGGGTCTCGTCGGCCGAGACGTCCGCGCTCTGGGCGACGTCGCCGACCAAGTAGGCCCACAGCGGCCGCAACAGCCAGGCGGTGCGGTGGTACAGGTCCAAAAGCGTGCTCTTGTTCATCGGGATACCGACGCGGCGAAGCCGCTTTGCCTGCCGCTCGATGGGCAGGCTGTCGGCACACTTGGACACCACCACGTTGGCGTGCAGCCCCGGCCCGTACATCCCGCCCTCGCAGACCCGCTGAGGCGTTTGGCCGTACAGAAACTCGCCGCACTC
It encodes:
- a CDS encoding BrnT family toxin, which codes for MDIGYVWDEHKYEQVRDKHSVDFGEVVDVFEGKLTLYEEDPQGNPERLMAVGQTRSGRVLQVIFTDEDAPLVRLVTAFDASKEWEYEFRK
- a CDS encoding BrnA antitoxin family protein; translation: MSSGNESNPPEEYREVPEDRETLGRGPDALRKRLQQAAKRKQQLTIRLDADIVERFKQLAGPDGSYQTLINRALHEWLEAQSVGGLLRTELEELRALVQALKPEGDSPVPPA
- a CDS encoding DUF3800 domain-containing protein: MPRKMAIFCDETGTHNCAYFGWGSIWCPLDRVDALERAVDRICRAEGCRRELKWSMSHALAARQRALRWFFETPWVCFQSLWVKKSKMRIFRGRSSAALAYRKLLCTMLTTCMERFDALPGGPRDFEVVVDQVGETTRTLTRREFRILTAAAKKRGETRRNPVADFRRVDSRSTRGIQLADLLAGAIRAGWEGRPGGAKRKVYRTVARHLGWKDLRATTAPNLKFNIWLHWDSIDASPHLKTRRPKLRVGRGDPQRLFDRLGRA
- a CDS encoding S41 family peptidase, producing the protein MIGVGCTSTKPASKPPAEPAAERAVEESSQQLAVVAPEATLTAEQLDRDVQVVLRTMREAYGPRAVFVTPAAWTSFERELRKTGEQEHTPRTLCDALGSVLTKLVRPELFASLGKAQRCRARRATSGGLPYEGSSSGDNVAAGAPQLFAVQQPNSDVGVIGVRYFKEPGAKDWKGVDAALERVLESPGVIVDLRGSRGSDPRAIWPLVEQLTGHDRLQPLRQVVRADADIVDALREAYRAQHSERTERSAKVWEGLTAGNQKSTRSAASSGPVARVRVLIDRDCEEACELVARTLETYADAKVLGTVSSQGRLAVGEPGLLTLPHSRVEVTIPTAAYLLDKKIAATTGERGAWYQRKGRGRQYSDWLPRQVEVLRDRFALDETLDRWDDAEPKKCASHRAVQSPKELSTAARERLGNYSPLLWKRRAHISASLHLDMERALAFVNACPGLEATAVMSQDDGRIAVILVKADSFSALSRLVQSEAVEQVSIKLPRQPDKPNRR
- the tnpC gene encoding IS66 family transposase, coding for MAERIDIPTPEDIQKLDGASARGLLRQLAALIATLYALIDDLRETIARQSHQLEQFQRAMFGSSSERLPSLKTQLRKKQARRETAEQKKERLHRAQKRREKNAEKKRKAARKEVVEHPIVEPNCHGCGRHSHQASPLADAVSYEYEYVPAHFVRREHRQHRAVCECGEFLYGQTPQRVCEGGMYGPGLHANVVVSKCADSLPIERQAKRLRRVGIPMNKSTLLDLYHRTAWLLRPLWAYLVGDVAQSADVSADETPIRVQAKGKCRRGWMWTFIAGKKISYVYSPSRGGETPVQVLGGTTGTLQVDGYTGYNKVTCPSGRERAGCWAHVRRKFFEARSTAPVEADHMMSQILELYGVEYLAADEPVIGSKPHLLLTLRQTKSTKIIGGIFEWLDVQKPLHPPKSPLGRAINYTLKQREALSVFLNNAQVSLDNNLSERNLRLIALGRKNFLFVGNDQAGENLAILQSLVATCIANDVNPQDYLADVLMRIQDHPQSAISELMPYNWEPQD